In Mycolicibacterium nivoides, the DNA window CTCAACCAGACGCGGCCCGACGAGCCGACCAACGGCAGAACGATGCTCCAGCGAGCCGGCATCTACCAGCGCCATCTGCCAATGCCGAGGCTGCCCAGTGGCAGTACCAGCAGCCCCCGGTGCAATATCAGCATCCGGGCCAGCACCAGCCCGTCAACGGGCAGCAGCCACAGGCGAATCAGAGCTCCCAGACCGGGCAACAGTGGCACGCACGACAGCCGTACCCCGATGCCCACGGTGTTGCGGTCTCACGGCCCGGAACCGACAGTGAATCCTCATCGCCGCTGCAGATCGCGAGTTGGGCGGCGGCCAGTGACGGATCACTGACGCCGGCCTGGGCCACCGAGGCAACCCGTCATCTTCGTCACGACGATCTGGTCAAGACCCGCCGGATACCACCCGAGGAAGGCTGGCGGCACGCGGTGTACGTCGGCAGCGGGCACGTAGTGAACCTCGGAGCGGGTCCGGCCGAACGCCTGCAGCTGGAGCGCCAAGCCCAGATCGCAGGCAACATTCCGGGCAACTACCAAGTCGCGGTGCTCTCGATCAAGGGCGGTGTCGGCAAGACACGCACGACGGCGGGGATCGGCACGGTGTTCGCGACGTACCGCAATGAGCCAGTCATCGCCATCGATGCCAATCCGACCTACGGGGCGCTCGGCCGCGTCGTCGATCCCCGCGCCACCTCGACCATCCGCGAGTACTTCGCCGACGGCGAGGAGATCGCGAAGCGCAACTACACCGACACCTATCCGCAGTCGCGCGCACGCACAGGCCAGAACCCGCAGGGCCTGGAAGTTCTTGCCGGAAACCAGAATGTAGCCAACCCGTTGGGGTTGACCTCGGACATGTTCAACACGACGCTCGCTCGTACACGCCGGTTCTATCAGCTGGCGTTGATCGACTGCGGCGCCAATGTCGAGCACCAGGTGATGCCCGCGGTGTTGCGTGCGGCCAACGCATTGGTGATCGTCGGAACGGCGAACTTCGACGGTGCCGCGGCAGCCGAACAGACCATCGACTGGCTCACCGCCAGGGGTAAGCATGACCTGCTCCGCCGGTCGGTGGTCGTGCTCAACGACGTATACGACTGCGCGGAAAAGAAATTCGTCACCGCCGTCACTCACTCGCTGGAACAGCGGGTCGGTGCGGTGAAGTTCGTTCCGTTCGACGAGCACCTTCGCGACGGGGCGGTCCTGGACTTCGATGCCCTACGCAAGCCAACTCGGTTGGCCTACACCGAAATTGCCGCATGGGTGGCGGAAGGCTTTCCCACTCCCGGTGGGGTGAGCCCCCGATGACGGCTGTGCAGCCACACGTAAGCGGGGTGGCGGCCGACCCGTCGCCTTCGGCCAACCGGGTCCAGGTGGCGTTGATGGTCGCCGACGTTCAGTTCGGGGTCGTGCTCGATGCGGTGGCCCCGGTGTCGCGACACATGTCGGCCCTAGTCGATCTGTCCAACCAGCGACTCGACCAGATCGGACGTCCCAAGCTGCAACCGGCCGGCGCGACCGACGGCAAAGGAAAGGTCGTGCGGGGCCGGTGGGCGCTGTGCTGGGTTGACGGCACCATGCTGCGGCCGTCGCGTTCACTGGCCGAGCAAGGCGTGGTCGACGGCACCAAACTGTGGCTGCAGTTCGTCGACGACACCGAATCCCGCACCCCGGTTATCGAGAATGTGACCACGGCCGCGGCGACCGAGCTGCGCCGCAACCGGCAGAAGATCACCCCGGGCCTGGCCGCCCGCATCGGTGTTGGGTTGCTGTCGGCGAGCGTGTTCGTGGTGCTGGCCGTGCTGGCGCGCTGGCGCTACGGCCACGACGGGTTTGTGCCGGCCGCGGCAGCGGCCATGGTTGCGCTGGCGCTCCTGGTGTCCGCAACCGTGCTGGCGATGCGGGCCGGGGTGACGCGGCGGGCGCTCGTCGAAGACGACTCGTCGGATCGGCACGCGTGGTCGGAATGGCAGACCGAGGTCGCCGTGGCCGACACGTTACGGCTCACTGGCTGTGCTGCTGCAGCTGTCGCGGCTGCTCTGGTGGTGCCCGGTCCGCTTGGGGCTCCTCACGGTGCGCTGGGGGCCACGGTGGCGCTGGCCGCCGCAGCACTGACGTTGCGGTACACGGGCCGTCACATCTCGTTGTGCACGGCGGTGATCGTTCTTGGGCTGGTGGCGTTGGTGACCGGGGCGGTGCGGATGCTGTTGGTGACATCGGCTCCGGTGCTGCTGGCCA includes these proteins:
- the eccD gene encoding type VII secretion integral membrane protein EccD: MTAVQPHVSGVAADPSPSANRVQVALMVADVQFGVVLDAVAPVSRHMSALVDLSNQRLDQIGRPKLQPAGATDGKGKVVRGRWALCWVDGTMLRPSRSLAEQGVVDGTKLWLQFVDDTESRTPVIENVTTAAATELRRNRQKITPGLAARIGVGLLSASVFVVLAVLARWRYGHDGFVPAAAAAMVALALLVSATVLAMRAGVTRRALVEDDSSDRHAWSEWQTEVAVADTLRLTGCAAAAVAAALVVPGPLGAPHGALGATVALAAAALTLRYTGRHISLCTAVIVLGLVALVTGAVRMLLVTSAPVLLASVLLVAMVGMKVTPGLARIAGKIRLPVMPPPGRPWVFETRPYLPSEVVVVVGGRPVLEGPESVQQVARNTERSRVYITGMLMAFSILLVIACLGLCDPQAPRRWLMVALAGVVAAAVLLHGRSYTDRWQSSILAVTAVTIIVVVALRYVLQLWSLPALLVGCGLIVALPTVGLIAAVIVPRSTYTPVFEQFVEWIEYLLLAAVWPLAFWAMEVFSAIRYRS